In Coffea eugenioides isolate CCC68of unplaced genomic scaffold, Ceug_1.0 ScVebR1_3155;HRSCAF=4315, whole genome shotgun sequence, the following proteins share a genomic window:
- the LOC113757628 gene encoding putative late blight resistance protein homolog R1B-8 produces the protein MMNISSSSSTSCFDSALDYLGRLEGNFTKKVNWQFDSDIRQLCSHSRKLKVGIRLLKTFHLYVTKCRRRSNQGTCLGYDKENRGDAKSDRLRPSSISFRIQDLVMGILLGLDSAFFRFKQGASDLSHINCELAKIEENMRCFSETDIEEFNITSWLLYYSLGDSQLAMDFIDSISENLRHLCRVEDEVDEAQRIVLKILEKKLMFLKSFIGFATLQGCEVQQSKDLLVHVEVAAVNAASLMCRYWFQINNEQVHNEMKPEIFELIHKKIDPIDPQVREMYINVLAASKLSRSSYTFTMKENKHLVTEFIDHLLQSLMELLESYTSFLVPVKDQMLKLHQGLRFLVIFLSGQQEKFDELNDEMKDLIGFVVSDAGIVIVSLSVNEMKEGLHKETDLALSHLLEVLKLIIAEVGHIYSAPSSSSLTFPRTNELGSLDSLLETLKELASSTAASIAFPNDQIRTILEDLVFLRSFLGNVVEQRKRNEKLQALWSRVMKVAYSVELEVDFALAGDQHEHCLDAIARDIKLVKIEAEEIYDSIRYDVETQRLTKITIHMPAQVTAPTFNEALVGLDDEVESIIDRLTRGSSQLDVVAIVGMPGLGKTTLANNVYGDTSIKFHFQILAWCTVSQVYSKHNLLLQILSVIDSNSSDQCHEMNEDDQWHEMNKDDLAQMLYQRDDQWHEMNEDDLAQTLYQRLKRKRYVIVLDDVWDIEGWNLLKHSFPDDCNGSRILLTSRFQNLSLQIKPDSQPHHLRPLTDKESFELLQKKLFAKEDYCPPALREVVQHVAKDCKGLPLTIVLVAGILATTEQDCWEEVARRLRSSIFADDEHCMKTIEHSYNYLPDYLKPCLLYFGASQEDKDIPVRKLLWLWMAEGFVQKTEGKSLEDVADDYLMDLIGRSLVMATKQRSLGGIKVCRVHDLVREFCVAKAREESFLQISHGDDHLTFIGQCNPHRLAIYPTTSQGLKKSMLFFPNLRSLLFFDVYEEAELGEIWFKLLSSKLIRVLDLGYNLAFFSEEVVVFFVHLRYLNIRLDSKAGIPSAIAKLSRLETFVIIKPRGGCILLPNTIWNIKTLRHLVVSSNGSGFEFPIDNLEGSPDLIHLDTLTLAIDSSPQSLQKTLTKIPSIRRLKCVDVHDGVHDGILVLEHLSRLESLKMSSFKGYEFEFPLNLRKLTLSNNRQPWSKISAIGKLPNLEVLKLGCDSFVGEKWEMKEGEFQNLRFLELSELDFRWWTASSDNFCCLEKLVLSSCESLEEVPSCLGEALTLDMIELEGCRASVVTSVKQIQHQQMDMGNNDLKLMIDRRSDRLKLARLRSKIRIEFSAYIGALRFIERASDF, from the exons ATGATGAACATCTCCTCCAGCAGTAGCACTAGTTGCTTCGACTCTGCTTTAGATTATCTGGGCCGGCTtgaagggaattttaccaaaaaGGTGAACTGGCAGTTTGATTCTGATATCCGGCAGTTATGTTCTCATAGCCGGAAGCTGAAGGTGGGGATACGTCTATTGAAAACCTTTCATCTGTATGTAACAAAGTGTAGGAGGAGGAGCAACCAGGGTACGTGTTTGGGATATGATAAGGAGAACAGGGGTGATGCCAAGTCTGACAGATTGAGACCTAGCAGTATTTCGTTCAGGATTCAAGATCTGGTTATGGGGATACTGCTGGGACTTGACTCTGCTTTTTTCAGATTTAAACAAGGTGCGTCAGATCTTAGTCATATCAATTGTGAGCTCGCCAAAATCGAGGAAAATATGAGGTGTTTTTCTGAAACTGATATCGAGGAATTCAACATCACCAGTTGGTTGCTCTACTACTCGCTGGGAGATTCACAACTAGCTATGGATTTTATTGACTCCATTTCAGAGAATCTGAGGCATCTTTGCCGCGTAGAAGATGAAGTTGACGAAGCTCAGAGAATTGTActgaaaattcttgaaaagAAGCTAATGTTCTTGAAGAGTTTCATTGGTTTTGCCACACTTCAAGGTTGTGAGGTTCAGCAATCAAAAGATCTGTTGGTCCACGTCGAAGTTGCGGCTGTCAATGCTGCAAGCCTGATGTGTAGATACTGGTTTCAGATAAATAATGAACAAGTTCACAATGAGAtgaaacctgaaattttcgaacTGATACACAAGAAGATTGATCCCATTGACCCCCAGGTCCGAGAAATGTATATCAATGTCTTGGCAGCTTCCAAGTTATCAAGATCGTCCTACACTTTCACTATGAAGGAGAATAAGCATCTTGTGACTGAATTTATTGATCATCTCCTGCAGAGTCTTATGGAGCTATTAGAATCTTATACAAGTTTCCTAGTTCCAGTGAAGGATCAAATGTTAAAACTCCACCAGGGACTAAGATTCCTGGTTATCTTTCTTAGCGGGCAGCAGGAGAAGTTCGATGAGCTAAATGATGAAATGAAGGATCTAATTGGATTTGTGGTCTCTGATGCAGGTATTGTGATTGTCTCCCTTTCTGTGAACGAAATGAAAGAAGGCTTGCACAAAGAAACAGATCTGGCACTTTCTCATCTGCTCGAAGTGCTCAAGTTGATCATTGCTGAAGTTGGACACATTTATTCAgcaccatcatcatcatcacttaCTTTCCCTAGGACTAATGAACTCGGCTCTCTTGATTCTCTTCTAGAAACTCTCAAGGAACTAGCAAGCTCTACAGCTGCTTCAATTGCTTTCCCAAACGATCAAATACGCACCATCCTAGAAGATCTTGTCTTCTTAAGATCTTTTCTAGGAAATGTTGTAGAGCAGCGCAAACGAAATGAAAAACTCCAAGCTCTTTGGAGTCGTGTCATGAAGGTTGCTTACAGTGTAGAACTAGAAGTTGACTTTGCACTGGCTGGTGATCAACATGAACATTGTTTGGATGCTATTGCTAGAGATATCAAGCTTGTGAAGATAGAGGCTGAAGAGATCTATGATAGCATAAGATATGATGTTGAAACCCAGAGGCTAACCAAGATTACCATTCACATGCCGGCACAAGTTACTGCTCCAACGTTTAATGAAGCTCTGGTAGGTCTCGATGATGAGGTAGAAAGTATAATTGATAGACTTACGAGAGGATCAAGCCAGTTGGATGTTGTTGCCATCGTAGGTATGCCTGGGCTTGGTAAGACAACTTTAGCCAATAATGTGTATGGTGATACTTCAATAAAGTTCCACTTCCAAATTCTTGCTTGGTGTACTGTTTCTCAAGTATATAGCAAGCACAATTTGTTACTGCAGATTTTGAGTGTTATTGATTCTAACAGTTCTGACCAATGCCATGAGATGaatgaagatgatcaatggcaTGAGATGAATAAGGATGATTTGGCTCAAATGTTGTATCAGCGTGATGATCAATGGCATGAGatgaatgaagatgatttggctCAAACGTTGTATCAGCGTTTGAAAAGGAAGAGGTATGTCATTGTTTTGGATGATGTTTGGGATATTGAAGGGTGGAATTTGTTGAAACACTCATTCCCAGATGACTGCAATGGAAGCAGGATACTCTTAACCAGCAGATTTCAGAATTTATCATTGCAAATTAAACCTGATAGCCAGCCCCACCATCTTCGCCCACTTACCGATAAGGAGAGTTTTGAATTGCTGCAGAAGAAGCTATTTGCCAAAGAAGATTATTGTCCTCCAGCATTAAGGGAAGTTGTACAGCACGTAGCAAAAGACTGCAAGGGCCTACCTCTCACCATTGTCCTCGTTGCTGGAATTCTCGCTACTACTGAGCAAGATTGCTGGGAAGAAGTTGCAAGACGTCTAAGGTCTAGCATTTTTGCTGACGATGAGCACTGCATGAAGACAATTGAGCACAGTTACAATTATTTACCAGATTATTTGAAGCCATGCCTTCTTTATTTTGGTGCATCTCAAGAAGATAAAGACATTCCTGTCAGAAAGTTGTTATGGCTTTGGATGGCTGAAGGATTCGTGCAAAAAACTGAAGGAAAGAGTTTAGAGGACGTGGCGGATGACTATTTGATGGATTTGATTGGGAGAAGTCTAGTTATGGCTACCAAACAAAGATCTTTAGGTGGGATCAAAGTTTGCCGAGTTCATGATTTGGTACGTGAGTTTTGTGTGGCAAAAGCAAGAGAAGAAAGTTTTCTACAAATTTCACATGGGGATGATCATCTTACTTTTATTGGACAGTGTAACCCCCACCGACTAGCTATTTACCCTACTACGAGTCAGGGACTCAAAAAGTCAATGCtatttttccccaatttgcgtTCTTTGCTCTTCTTTGATGTTTATGAGGAAGCGGAACTGGGTGAAATTTGGTTCAAACTTCTATCATCTAAACTTATTAGAGTGTTGGATTTGGGTTACAATTTGGCTTTTTTTTCAGAGGAAGTAGTAGTATTCTTTGTTCACTTGAGGTACTTGAACATTAGATTGGACAGTAAAGCTGGTATCCCATCTGCAATAGCCAAGCTCTCGAGATTAGAAACATTTGTCATAATAAAACCCCGTGGAGGGTGCATTTTGTTACCAAACACTATCTGGAACATTAAAACATTGAGGCATCTTGTCGTATCATCTAATGGAAGTGGTTTCGAATTTCCCATCGACAATCTTGAAGGCTCACCAGATTTAATACATTTAGACACTTTAACCCTTGCAATTGATTCCTCTCCTCAAAGCTTGCAAAAGACACTGACAAAGATTCCGAGCATCCGCAGGCTAAAATGCGTGGATGTCCATGACGGAGTGCACGATGGTATTCTCGTGCTGGAGCACTTGAGTCGACTAGAATCACTTAAGATGAGCAGTTTTAAAGGATATGAGTTTGAATTCCCattgaatttgagaaagttgACTCTCTCAAATAATCGTCAGCCATGGAgtaaaatttcagcaattggaaAGCTGCCCAACCTTGAAGTCCTTAAATTAGGCTGTGATTCCTTTGTGGGGGAAAAGTGGGAAATGAAAGAAGGGGAGTTCCAAAACCTCCGATTCTTGGAATTGTCAGAGTTGGACTTTCGATGGTGGACCGCCTCTTCTGATAATTTTTGCTGTCTTGAGAAATTGGTTTTGAGTTCTTGTGAATCGCTGGAAGAGGTCCCTTCTTGTTTAGGGGAAGCCCTCACTCTTGACATGATTGAGCTCGAAGGCTGCCGTGCGTCTGTTGTGACTTCTGTGAAGCAAATTCAACACCAACAGATGGATATGGGAAATAATGATCTAAAATTAATGATAGATAGGCGCTCTGATCGGTTAAAGTTGGCCCGTCTCAGAAGCAAAATAAGGATCGAATTTTCAG CCTACATAGGTGCTCTTCGTTTTATAGAAAGAGCATCTGACTTTTAA